From Candidatus Manganitrophus morganii, the proteins below share one genomic window:
- a CDS encoding HAD family phosphatase, with protein MSRSIQNIVFDLGGVLLEWKPDQILARLYPEAPKTQALIKKEVFQHPDWLALDKGTLDEEAAILLFQRRSGRPLSEMKKLMDTVRETLIPIQPTFALLEELSKEGMHLYCVSNMQVNVFAYLQRRYDFWGKFKGLVISAHIRMIKPDAEIFHHLFSRYGLVPATCVFIDDHLPNVESARRLGMESILFQGADDCRRQLQHIYGLLHTKRNDQPSSINSLNA; from the coding sequence ATGAGTCGGTCTATTCAGAACATTGTTTTCGACCTCGGCGGTGTTTTGCTGGAGTGGAAGCCCGACCAAATCTTAGCGCGGCTTTATCCGGAGGCCCCGAAGACGCAGGCCCTCATCAAGAAGGAGGTATTTCAACATCCCGATTGGCTTGCCCTGGATAAAGGGACCCTCGACGAGGAAGCGGCGATTCTGTTATTCCAGCGGCGATCGGGGCGGCCTCTCTCGGAGATGAAGAAATTGATGGACACTGTAAGAGAGACCCTCATCCCCATTCAGCCGACATTCGCGCTTTTAGAAGAGCTGTCGAAGGAAGGGATGCATCTTTATTGTGTGTCGAACATGCAGGTGAATGTCTTTGCCTATCTTCAGAGGCGATATGATTTTTGGGGGAAGTTCAAGGGGCTGGTGATCTCGGCGCACATTCGAATGATCAAGCCGGACGCCGAGATTTTTCACCATCTCTTCTCCCGGTACGGATTGGTTCCCGCTACCTGTGTCTTCATCGACGACCATCTTCCCAATGTGGAGAGCGCACGACGGCTCGGGATGGAGTCGATTTTATTTCAGGGGGCCGACGACTGCCGGCGCCAGCTACAACACATTTATGGTCTACTTCATA
- a CDS encoding gamma-glutamyl-gamma-aminobutyrate hydrolase family protein (Members of this family of hydrolases with an active site Cys residue belong to MEROPS family C26.): MPVPKTMGDAAGLIVMGGPMGVYDHPRYPFLSDEMRLIEQALKEEKPILGVCLGSQLLAAALGGAVAPGKRKEIGWHPVQLTQEAQTDRLWKGIEPVFTAYHWHGDLFQLPEGAVPLARSEQTEHQAFRYGPHAYGFLFHMEVTQKIIGEMVETFSEELKECRIDRREIVDKVDDHLPRLQKIGGVVFERWTKFIPK, translated from the coding sequence ATGCCTGTTCCGAAGACGATGGGAGATGCCGCCGGACTCATCGTAATGGGCGGACCGATGGGGGTGTATGATCATCCTCGGTATCCCTTCCTTTCGGACGAGATGCGATTAATCGAGCAGGCCCTCAAAGAAGAAAAGCCGATCTTGGGGGTTTGCCTCGGGAGCCAGCTCTTGGCGGCCGCATTGGGGGGGGCGGTCGCGCCGGGGAAGAGAAAAGAGATCGGATGGCATCCGGTGCAGCTGACGCAAGAGGCGCAGACCGATCGACTCTGGAAAGGAATCGAACCGGTTTTCACGGCCTATCATTGGCATGGGGATCTCTTTCAACTCCCCGAAGGGGCGGTCCCGTTGGCCCGATCGGAGCAGACAGAGCACCAAGCCTTTCGTTATGGACCCCACGCCTACGGATTTCTGTTCCATATGGAAGTGACTCAGAAGATCATTGGGGAGATGGTGGAGACTTTTTCCGAGGAACTCAAGGAATGCCGGATTGATCGGCGGGAAATTGTCGACAAGGTGGATGATCACCTTCCCCGGCTACAAAAGATCGGGGGCGTCGTTTTCGAGCGGTGGACGAAATTCATTCCGAAATGA